DNA sequence from the Vibrio ishigakensis genome:
CCATGGCTGCGATTGGCACTACGCCACCGCCGAAGCCTTTACCGATACATAGAATGTCAGGTTCAATATCAAAGGCTTGATAGGTAAACCATTCGCCACTGCGGCCCATGCCATTCGGGATATCATCGATGATCAGCATGACGTTGTGTTTGTCACAGATCTCACGAACACGCTTCCAGTAAGCCTTGCTTGGCACTTGAACATCGGTATTGCGCACGCCTTCAGCGATAAAGGCACCTATGCCACCCTCTTTCTCGATCACGTACTCAAGATAATCGGCGTAGTGAACGTCATTGCCATCTTGTGACGGCAGCGCACCGCGATACGAAACCGCTGGTGGAATACGTTCGACACCAGCCATCAAAGGGCCCATGCCTTCACGGAAACAGGCTTCACCACCTACCGAGATGGCATCTAGTGAGGCACCGTGGAAAGAGTCCCAAAGAGAAACGACTTTGAAGTTTTTGGATACATGGCGAGCAAGCTTTAGAGCCATACCCACAACCGAGGTTCCGCCTGGTGCAAACAGCACTCGATTAAGCTCTCCACCACAGATATCGGTGAGCTTTTCAGCACAAGCGATCGCGGTTTCATTGGTGAAACGGCGTGGTGAGAACGGCAACTGCGCCAGTTGTTTGCTGATTGCATTTAGTACCGCAGGGTGGCCGTAGCCAAGCTGGTGTACGTTGTTACCATGAAAGTCCATATAGCGCTTGCCGTGCGTATCCTGAATATAGATACCCTCAGCGGCTTCCAAAGAGTCGAGACACGGGGTCGACATGGCCTGATGGAGAAACACGTCCGAGTCACGTTTTAGTAGTGCTTGTGTCTCTTCATGTTCAAGGGATTCGTTCCACTTAATACGAGCAGGGGTGGTGTTTACATCGCCTTCGCTACGAAAGTGCGTCGGCTTTACTTCTGCTTGCTTGGTCATTTCAGCCTGGCTCATTATTTGATTTCCCAATACATAGCGGTCTCAACTGCACCAATCAGGCGCTCGATATCGCTTGGATAAACCTCACCAATGTTGCCGATGCGGAAACAATCTGCGTTAGACACCTTACCCGGATAGATCACAAAGCCTTGTTCTTTTAAGCGGTCATAGAATGCTTTGAATTGATAGTCGCTGTGTGATGGCGAGTAGAAAGAGGTGATGATAGGGGAGTGCAACTCATCGCCTAAAAGGGTCTCGAATCCTAGCTTGCGCATACCCTGTACCAAAGTGCGCTGGTTCTCGGTGTAGCGAGCTTCTCGAGCCTCAACGCCACCCTCTTGCTCAAGCTCTATAAGAGCCTGATAGAAGGCACGAACCGTGTGGGTTGGAGAGGTGAAACGCCATTTACCGTGGTTCTTCTCCATGCACTGCCATTGGTCATAGAGATCAAGACTCAACGAGCGCGCCTGACCTTTGCATTTTTCAAGCTCTGTCTGCTTAGCAATGACAAAGCCAAAACCAGGTACGCCCTGAATGCATTTGTTTGCTGAGCTGATCATGAAGTCTACGCCAAGCTCTGCGACATCCATTTTAATGCCACCGAAGCTAGACATAGCGTCGAGGATAACCACCTTGTTA
Encoded proteins:
- a CDS encoding aspartate aminotransferase family protein produces the protein MSQAEMTKQAEVKPTHFRSEGDVNTTPARIKWNESLEHEETQALLKRDSDVFLHQAMSTPCLDSLEAAEGIYIQDTHGKRYMDFHGNNVHQLGYGHPAVLNAISKQLAQLPFSPRRFTNETAIACAEKLTDICGGELNRVLFAPGGTSVVGMALKLARHVSKNFKVVSLWDSFHGASLDAISVGGEACFREGMGPLMAGVERIPPAVSYRGALPSQDGNDVHYADYLEYVIEKEGGIGAFIAEGVRNTDVQVPSKAYWKRVREICDKHNVMLIIDDIPNGMGRSGEWFTYQAFDIEPDILCIGKGFGGGVVPIAAMVTKDKYNTAAQVSLGHYTHEKSPIGCAAALATMQTIEQENLLQKVREDSEFVRNELERMKQAYPVIGDVRGIGLLWGVELVTNHITKERAFDEAEAVLYQCLNDGLSFKVSQGNVAQLSPPLIISREELTTALNIFENAIAKVCKDFNYV
- the phnW gene encoding 2-aminoethylphosphonate--pyruvate transaminase, yielding MKNEYLLLTPGPLSTSETVRQAMLKDWCTWDDDYNKEIVEVIRSKLVALATSQAGYTSVLMQGSGTASVEATIGSAIAKDGKLLVVDNGAYGARIAQIADYLNIACTVIAPGETARPSLEAVEAALAEDETITHVAVVHCETTTGMLNPIEQVTALAKRYNKVVILDAMSSFGGIKMDVAELGVDFMISSANKCIQGVPGFGFVIAKQTELEKCKGQARSLSLDLYDQWQCMEKNHGKWRFTSPTHTVRAFYQALIELEQEGGVEAREARYTENQRTLVQGMRKLGFETLLGDELHSPIITSFYSPSHSDYQFKAFYDRLKEQGFVIYPGKVSNADCFRIGNIGEVYPSDIERLIGAVETAMYWEIK